The proteins below are encoded in one region of Saccopteryx leptura isolate mSacLep1 chromosome 1, mSacLep1_pri_phased_curated, whole genome shotgun sequence:
- the LOC136386205 gene encoding SPRY domain-containing SOCS box protein 2, which translates to MGQTALAGGISSTPTPQAPYPDHCCPEGLEELLSAPTDLGAQRRHGWNPKDCSENIEVKEGGLCFERRPIAQSTDGARGKRGYSRGLHAWEISWPREQRGTHAVVGVATALAPLRADHYAALLGSNSESWGWDIGRGKLYHQSMGPGAPQYPVRPQGEQLEVPERLLVVLDMEEGTLGYAIGGTYLGPAFHGLKGRTLYPAVSAVWGQCQVRISYLGERRAEPYSLQHLSRLCLRQVLGATRLGQVSALPLPPAMKRYVLYQ; encoded by the exons ATGGGCCAGACGGCTCTGGCAGGGGGCATCAGCAGCACCCCTACCCCACAGGCCCCGTACCCTGACCACTGCTGTCCCGAAGGCTTGGAGGAACTGCTTTCTGCTCCTACTGACCTGGGGGCCCAGCGGCGCCACGGATGGAACCCCAAGGACTGCTCAGAGAACATAGAGGTCAAGGAAGGGGGATTGTGCTTTGAGCGGCGGCCCATAGCACAGAGCACTGATGGGGCCCGGGGTAAGAGGGGCTACTCGCGGGGCCTGCACGCCTGGGAAATCAGCTGGCCCCGGGAGCAAAGGGGCACCCACGCCGTGGTGGGTGTGGCCACGGCCCTCGCCCCGCTGCGGGCTGACCACTATGCCGCGCTGCTGGGCAGCAACAGCGAGTCGTGGGGCTGGGACATTGGACGGGGAAAACTGTACCATCAGAGCATGGGGCCCGGGGCCCCCCAATATCCAGTCAGGCCTCAGGGTGAGCAGCTGGAGGTGCCGGAGAGGCTGCTGGTGGTTTTGGACATGGAGGAGGGAACTCTGGGCTACGCTATTGGGGGAACCTACTTGGGGCCAGCCTTCCATGGACTGAAGGGCAGGACCCTTTATCCGGCAGTAAGCGCTGTTTGGGGCCAGTGCCAGGTCCGCATCAGCTACCTGGGCGAAAGGAGAG cGGAGCCATACTCCCTTCAGCACTTGAGCCGACTATGCCTGCGCCAAGTACTGGGGGCTACCCGGCTGGGCCAGGTATCTGCCCTGCCCTTGCCGCCTGCCATGAAGCGCTACGTGCTCTACCAGTGA